A region from the Thermanaeromonas toyohensis ToBE genome encodes:
- a CDS encoding HlyD family secretion protein — translation MGKSKPSYLTVTVGKGNIADVIQANGIIEPVRTVGLNFKSSGLIKAIYVQPGDQVKAGQVLAEQDTAELEAQLRQAESNLKRSEAQLRLKEAGSLPEEIAQKEAEVEASRVAYEMAVKELERQQKLFEAGAAPATEVDKAKEAVASAKSKLEQSQQALNLLKQGSRPEDIETAKAAVEADRAQLELARLNLENAKLRAPFDGIVAKVNGEVGQRGGAGGSSENAAFITLVSEELQLRAWVNEADISKVKTGQDAEFTVAAYPNVTFKGKVKNIYPQAITQSNVQIFEVLISIEDPSKQLRPGMTATANIVLAKKSNVLAVPSMALSFAESYLKSQAQAGKGGTRQTSGLGRQAGGGTGGQGSQGGQWQGGARVVLVLENDQPVPKRIKVGLSDGQYVEVLEGLKEGDKVIIGMVTGKQSQQTTSPGGQTPRSPVFPGGPMPLGVPRQGGSQAR, via the coding sequence ATGGGCAAGTCCAAGCCCAGCTACCTTACAGTAACCGTGGGCAAGGGCAACATAGCTGACGTAATCCAGGCCAACGGAATTATAGAGCCGGTACGCACGGTGGGTCTAAATTTTAAGAGCAGCGGTCTAATAAAGGCTATATATGTGCAACCGGGGGACCAGGTTAAAGCGGGCCAGGTCCTGGCTGAGCAGGATACAGCAGAACTGGAAGCCCAACTTAGGCAGGCGGAGAGCAATCTTAAACGCTCAGAGGCGCAGCTAAGGCTTAAGGAGGCTGGCTCTCTCCCGGAAGAGATAGCCCAAAAGGAAGCTGAAGTAGAAGCTAGCCGGGTAGCCTATGAGATGGCTGTAAAAGAGCTTGAAAGGCAGCAGAAGCTTTTTGAAGCTGGAGCCGCCCCTGCCACCGAGGTAGATAAGGCCAAGGAAGCGGTAGCCAGCGCCAAGAGTAAACTGGAGCAGTCGCAGCAGGCTTTAAATCTCCTTAAGCAGGGCAGCCGCCCTGAGGATATAGAAACAGCCAAGGCTGCTGTAGAAGCTGACCGGGCCCAGCTTGAACTAGCCCGCCTGAATTTAGAGAATGCTAAGCTACGCGCACCCTTTGATGGCATAGTTGCTAAGGTAAATGGCGAGGTTGGGCAGCGGGGTGGTGCGGGGGGAAGTAGCGAGAATGCTGCCTTTATTACCCTGGTTAGCGAGGAGCTCCAGCTACGGGCCTGGGTGAACGAGGCCGATATAAGCAAGGTAAAAACCGGGCAGGATGCAGAATTTACCGTAGCAGCTTATCCTAATGTAACCTTTAAAGGTAAGGTTAAGAATATATATCCCCAGGCCATAACTCAATCCAATGTGCAGATCTTCGAGGTATTGATATCCATAGAAGATCCCTCTAAACAGCTCCGCCCCGGCATGACGGCTACAGCAAATATCGTTCTAGCGAAGAAGTCTAATGTATTAGCTGTTCCCAGCATGGCCTTAAGCTTTGCCGAGAGCTACTTGAAGAGCCAGGCCCAAGCAGGGAAAGGAGGAACTAGACAGACTAGCGGGCTAGGGAGACAAGCAGGCGGAGGTACGGGAGGTCAAGGCAGCCAAGGAGGCCAATGGCAGGGTGGGGCTAGGGTTGTCCTGGTACTGGAAAACGACCAGCCCGTACCGAAGAGGATAAAGGTAGGCTTAAGTGATGGACAATATGTTGAAGTACTGGAAGGGCTTAAGGAGGGTGATAAAGTTATTATCGGTATGGTCACAGGCAAACAGTCGCAGCAGACTACCAGCCCCGGCGGGCAAACCCCAAGGTCGCCTGTTTTCCCTGGCGGTCCTATGCCACTGGGAGTGCCACGGCAAGGGGGGAGCCAAGCTAGGTGA
- a CDS encoding response regulator: MKPKILVVEDNEANMVLLRDILAIIGSEVLEATTGQEGLRLAREEKPQLILMDIQLPDIDGITLTRLLKQDPATSHIPIIAVTSYAYEKEKDLFSQAGGDGYLTKPIEIESLLKVVTQFIRGEKIHVGEAQNTSSR; encoded by the coding sequence ATGAAGCCCAAGATTCTGGTAGTAGAGGACAATGAAGCCAATATGGTTTTATTAAGGGATATCCTGGCAATTATAGGAAGCGAAGTGTTAGAGGCTACCACCGGCCAAGAAGGGCTACGCTTGGCCCGGGAGGAAAAACCCCAACTTATTCTGATGGATATACAGCTTCCTGATATAGATGGCATAACCCTTACTAGGCTTTTAAAGCAGGATCCCGCCACTAGCCATATACCTATTATAGCAGTTACCTCTTATGCTTATGAAAAAGAGAAGGACCTTTTTAGCCAAGCAGGAGGGGATGGTTATTTGACTAAACCCATTGAGATCGAGAGTTTATTAAAAGTAGTGACCCAATTTATAAGGGGAGAAAAGATACATGTGGGAGAAGCCCAAAATACTAGTAGTAGATGA
- a CDS encoding methyl-accepting chemotaxis protein codes for MIRNMRSLRIKMAVLFGLIVLIGCLVLAVISQNRAEIALESEAKEAILKVARQVAETVDSRIQARIYVVEEMADRNVIRGKSGDHEATMEEKLETLRDEQKSVESLGFKQFGIADKEGNIIFSNGNRANIADQDYFRAALGGKTTISSTIVSKFDNSVGFAYATPIRHYATNEITGVLVGIVDGARFSELVGSITYGRTGYAFAVDGTGKTIAHKDIEKVKDQENIIEQSKFNASLSPLAAVISKMAKGEEGIAACVFQGQEMIIAYAPIKTTNWSIAVTAPKAEVLERVSGLKHSMLIVSLLIIFTALVLTFVMARNITTPLIWAVDHLGIIANGDFTRPIPEKYLRMKDEIGELARAVERLQTNIKMMLLSLKEDAKTLAGNSEALGAASEEIASSSGEVAKAIQQVAAGASEQAGHLQEILDLMENITSSLEKVYTELSNVKANSEKTSGLANVGKKELDTLIASIKGVREAFEIVAKKLTGLSGSVAQVGEILEVINGIAEQTNLLALNAAIEAARAGEAGRGFAVVADEVRKLAEQSRASSDKIRTLLDTIASETNGVVNTSQEVNRQIVSQLENVENTIKAFDNILDAVAALAPMIEATYREVDSTVKAKDIVLERVQSISAVAEETSASAQEISASAEELSASTQEISANAQQVLEVAKRLEEQAGRFKV; via the coding sequence ATGATAAGAAATATGAGAAGCTTGCGGATCAAGATGGCTGTGTTATTTGGGTTGATCGTCCTAATTGGGTGCTTGGTGTTAGCTGTTATAAGCCAGAATCGCGCTGAGATCGCTTTAGAAAGTGAAGCTAAAGAGGCTATACTTAAAGTGGCCAGGCAGGTTGCCGAAACTGTAGACAGCCGGATCCAGGCGCGCATTTATGTGGTTGAAGAAATGGCCGATAGGAACGTTATTCGCGGTAAATCGGGTGACCACGAGGCTACGATGGAGGAAAAGTTAGAAACCCTTCGCGACGAGCAAAAAAGTGTGGAGAGTTTAGGGTTCAAGCAGTTCGGCATTGCCGATAAAGAAGGTAATATTATTTTTTCCAATGGTAACCGGGCGAATATCGCCGACCAGGATTACTTCCGGGCTGCCCTGGGGGGAAAGACTACTATCTCCAGCACTATTGTAAGTAAATTTGACAATTCGGTTGGGTTTGCTTATGCCACACCCATACGTCACTATGCCACTAATGAGATAACCGGCGTTCTAGTGGGTATAGTGGATGGAGCTAGGTTCAGTGAGTTGGTGGGAAGCATTACATATGGCCGCACGGGGTACGCCTTCGCTGTGGATGGTACAGGCAAGACCATAGCCCATAAGGATATAGAAAAAGTTAAAGACCAGGAGAACATTATAGAGCAGTCTAAGTTCAACGCGTCCCTTAGCCCCCTTGCTGCGGTAATCTCCAAAATGGCGAAGGGGGAGGAAGGCATTGCTGCTTGCGTTTTCCAGGGTCAGGAGATGATTATCGCCTATGCTCCTATAAAGACCACCAATTGGTCTATAGCGGTCACTGCCCCTAAGGCTGAGGTGCTGGAGAGAGTTTCTGGGCTTAAACATTCCATGCTAATTGTATCCCTCCTAATAATCTTTACTGCTCTAGTTTTGACCTTTGTAATGGCCAGAAACATTACTACACCCTTAATTTGGGCGGTGGACCACCTAGGGATTATAGCTAACGGCGACTTCACCCGGCCGATTCCGGAGAAATACCTTCGCATGAAGGATGAGATAGGAGAGCTTGCCCGGGCCGTAGAACGGCTACAGACCAATATCAAAATGATGCTTTTAAGCCTAAAAGAAGACGCAAAGACGCTAGCCGGTAACTCGGAGGCCCTAGGTGCTGCTTCGGAAGAGATCGCTTCTTCCTCTGGCGAGGTAGCCAAGGCTATCCAGCAGGTGGCGGCGGGAGCCTCTGAACAGGCTGGACACCTGCAGGAGATCCTTGACCTTATGGAAAACATAACCTCGAGCCTGGAGAAAGTCTATACCGAGCTGAGTAACGTTAAGGCCAATAGCGAGAAGACCTCTGGGCTGGCTAATGTGGGCAAGAAAGAGTTGGACACCCTCATCGCCTCCATCAAAGGTGTGCGCGAGGCCTTTGAGATTGTCGCGAAAAAGCTGACTGGTTTGAGCGGTTCTGTAGCTCAGGTGGGCGAGATCCTGGAAGTGATTAACGGGATAGCGGAGCAGACGAATCTTTTGGCCTTGAACGCGGCCATTGAGGCGGCGCGCGCAGGAGAGGCGGGCCGTGGTTTTGCGGTGGTGGCTGACGAAGTACGCAAGCTGGCCGAGCAGTCTCGTGCCTCTTCAGATAAGATAAGGACGCTGCTAGATACTATAGCTTCGGAGACGAATGGAGTGGTGAACACTTCGCAAGAAGTAAACAGGCAGATAGTTTCACAACTAGAAAACGTAGAGAACACCATCAAGGCCTTTGACAATATACTTGATGCAGTAGCCGCGTTGGCTCCTATGATCGAGGCGACTTACCGCGAGGTGGACAGTACGGTAAAGGCTAAAGATATAGTGCTAGAGCGGGTTCAGAGCATCAGCGCGGTAGCGGAGGAGACCTCGGCTTCAGCGCAAGAGATTTCGGCCTCGGCTGAAGAGCTTTCTGCTTCTACCCAGGAGATATCTGCCAATGCCCAGCAGGTCCTTGAGGTGGCCAAACGGCTCGAAGAACAGGCAGGGCGCTTTAAAGTATAA
- a CDS encoding nucleotidyltransferase family protein has product MLSYSAKEVAELKAYLKKKREKHEQELAKRKEAALAAAHRAAEVIHRYGLRQVWLFGSLAGEGTFSEHSDIDLAIDKLPPKIDFWRLYSDVLAAAQPFNVDSGNFGLCYA; this is encoded by the coding sequence ATGCTTAGTTATAGCGCTAAGGAGGTAGCCGAACTTAAGGCTTACCTTAAGAAAAAACGCGAAAAACACGAGCAAGAACTAGCTAAAAGAAAAGAAGCTGCTCTGGCTGCTGCCCACCGAGCTGCTGAAGTCATTCACAGGTATGGCCTGCGCCAGGTGTGGCTTTTCGGTTCCCTGGCTGGTGAAGGTACTTTTAGCGAACACTCCGATATCGACTTGGCTATAGATAAACTTCCCCCAAAGATAGATTTCTGGCGTCTATATTCTGATGTACTAGCTGCAGCTCAACCCTTTAATGTGGATTCTGGTAATTTTGGACTCTGCTACGCCTGA
- a CDS encoding ABC transporter ATP-binding protein — MSKVLIEVEGLTKIYKQGGNHGVVALRDVSFTISRGEMVAIMGPSGSGKSTLMHILGCLDKPDKGRYILAGKDVTLMDTFELASIRNRYIGFVFQNFNLLGRATALENVALPLVYARVGRKERERRARYVLQTLGLAGREHHLPNQLSGGQQQRVAIGRALINNPELLLADEPTGQLDSKASADIMYLLQTFHRERGLTIVIVTHEPDIAYHCQRILRLRDGILVAEERVTEPKIAEPSMDILQGQVNGSWSS, encoded by the coding sequence GTGAGCAAGGTTTTGATAGAAGTTGAGGGCCTGACCAAAATTTATAAGCAGGGCGGGAATCATGGCGTTGTTGCTCTACGAGATGTGTCCTTCACCATAAGCCGCGGTGAAATGGTAGCTATTATGGGTCCCTCGGGCTCCGGGAAATCGACTTTAATGCATATACTGGGGTGCCTGGACAAACCGGATAAGGGCCGGTACATCCTGGCAGGGAAAGATGTAACACTTATGGATACCTTTGAGCTGGCGAGCATCCGTAACCGGTATATTGGGTTTGTGTTCCAGAACTTTAATCTCCTAGGGCGGGCCACAGCCTTGGAGAACGTGGCCCTGCCCCTGGTGTACGCGCGGGTGGGAAGGAAGGAGAGGGAGAGACGGGCCCGGTATGTTCTGCAAACTTTAGGTCTAGCTGGCCGCGAACACCATCTGCCCAATCAGCTTTCTGGCGGGCAGCAGCAAAGGGTGGCCATAGGGAGGGCCCTTATCAATAACCCTGAGCTTCTCTTGGCTGATGAGCCTACCGGCCAGCTCGATTCTAAAGCCAGCGCCGATATAATGTATCTTTTGCAGACCTTCCACCGCGAGCGGGGCTTAACCATAGTGATAGTCACCCATGAACCTGATATCGCTTACCACTGCCAGAGGATATTAAGGCTTAGGGATGGAATACTGGTGGCAGAAGAAAGGGTGACTGAACCTAAAATAGCGGAACCTTCCATGGATATACTGCAAGGGCAGGTGAACGGTTCGTGGTCTTCTTAA
- a CDS encoding ABC transporter permease: protein MAWRSILAHKLRSSLTMLGIIIGVMAVIVMVALSQGARARVTERIASMGSNLLVIMPGYSTGPVRGATVTTRLTHDDAQAIARLPMVKYVAPEVSTEATVAYGNQTWTATVSGTTPSLQAIRDWPLEVGEFFTEADVTNMSMVAVIGRTVADNLFPPGTNPVGSRIQIKGLSFTVIGVLTSKGASMGGMDQDNYIYVPLTTAQQRLVGTKYVRLINVQAEEAEALPALQEAITILLRQRHHLAPNVPDDFTIRNMAAVLSAIEDTTRIMTFLLGGIAAVSLVVGGIGIMNIMLVSVTERTREIGIRMAVGATPSDILIQFLVEAFVLSISGGIIGVGIGWGTTHLLSYLSGWNMVLVPWVIALAMGFAAAVGIFFGYYPAKRAASANPIEALRFE from the coding sequence ATGGCCTGGAGGAGCATCCTTGCCCATAAACTCCGCTCAAGCTTAACTATGCTAGGCATTATTATCGGCGTTATGGCGGTTATCGTCATGGTAGCTTTGAGCCAGGGGGCGAGGGCCAGGGTTACTGAGAGGATCGCTAGCATGGGTTCTAACCTCCTGGTTATCATGCCGGGCTACAGCACGGGGCCGGTTAGAGGAGCTACTGTTACCACTCGTTTAACCCATGATGACGCCCAGGCCATAGCCCGCCTGCCTATGGTTAAATATGTAGCACCGGAGGTCTCCACCGAGGCCACTGTGGCCTATGGAAACCAGACCTGGACGGCTACAGTTAGTGGTACTACTCCTTCTTTGCAAGCTATAAGAGATTGGCCCCTGGAAGTAGGGGAGTTTTTCACCGAGGCCGATGTTACCAACATGTCCATGGTAGCTGTAATCGGCCGCACGGTGGCCGATAATCTTTTCCCTCCCGGTACCAATCCTGTAGGTAGCCGCATTCAGATTAAGGGGCTATCCTTCACTGTCATCGGGGTGCTTACGTCTAAGGGGGCGAGCATGGGAGGAATGGATCAGGATAACTACATCTATGTACCCCTAACTACGGCCCAGCAACGGTTGGTGGGCACCAAATACGTAAGGCTTATAAATGTGCAGGCTGAAGAAGCTGAGGCCCTACCCGCCCTGCAAGAAGCTATTACTATCCTGCTAAGGCAGCGCCATCATCTGGCACCTAACGTACCCGATGACTTTACTATCCGTAACATGGCGGCCGTGCTGTCGGCTATTGAAGACACCACCAGGATCATGACTTTCTTGCTGGGCGGCATTGCCGCAGTATCCCTGGTGGTTGGTGGTATAGGCATTATGAATATAATGCTGGTTTCAGTTACCGAACGCACCAGGGAGATCGGAATCAGAATGGCGGTAGGGGCCACTCCTTCGGATATCCTTATTCAATTTCTAGTAGAAGCCTTTGTGCTCAGCATAAGCGGAGGAATTATCGGGGTAGGTATAGGCTGGGGCACTACTCACCTTTTAAGCTATTTGTCCGGCTGGAATATGGTACTGGTGCCTTGGGTTATAGCCCTGGCTATGGGCTTCGCTGCTGCTGTGGGTATATTTTTCGGTTACTACCCAGCTAAGCGGGCGGCAAGCGCTAACCCCATCGAAGCTTTGCGTTTCGAATAG
- a CDS encoding ATP-binding protein, producing MKKILNTRLWFVSGLFLILAVLTYTIWLYNQMERLAQEYSRISQEKYQILYHLKSAEKLVIDMETGIQGYMLTGDTRFLEPYTEAKKEIASHLEELFHLFPLGIKYQNHFQEIMQALEKWTALVAVPIIQSLPSAKDRANNTAILEQGKRIMDQIRDRFDLLETLVDITRQQDLKALLAFHRRLVWQVMVAMIGLWLLIAFMGYALYRQVRRVEKQNIELLEKEEKLRKAVRELYAASQMKSEFLANMSHELRTPLNAIIGFAQVLKGQYYGALNEKQSTYVNYILTSGQHLLSLINDVLDLSKIEAGKLELELSTFSLRKLLENSLIMVKEKAAKHNLKLSLEIEPDLPDITADERKLKQIMYNLLSNAVKFTPDGGSITIRARRFKEIGETAEKIEVSVADTGIGIAPEDQERIFEPFTQARMREESVEGNTPYVRQHEGTGLGLALVRRLVELHGGRVWVESPGLGRGSTFYFTLPVMTQGRGGTDEAQDSGSRGQ from the coding sequence ATGAAAAAAATTTTAAATACCCGCTTGTGGTTTGTAAGCGGGCTTTTTTTGATCCTGGCCGTGTTAACTTATACTATCTGGCTTTATAACCAGATGGAAAGGCTAGCCCAGGAATATTCCCGGATATCCCAAGAAAAGTACCAGATCCTCTATCACCTTAAAAGTGCCGAGAAATTAGTTATCGATATGGAAACAGGGATACAGGGTTATATGTTAACTGGAGATACGCGTTTCTTGGAGCCTTACACTGAGGCTAAGAAAGAAATAGCTTCTCACTTGGAAGAACTTTTCCACCTTTTTCCTTTAGGTATAAAATATCAAAACCATTTTCAGGAAATTATGCAAGCTTTAGAAAAATGGACTGCCTTAGTAGCCGTTCCAATTATCCAGTCTTTACCGTCTGCAAAGGATAGGGCTAATAATACTGCCATATTAGAACAAGGGAAAAGGATTATGGACCAAATAAGGGATAGGTTTGATTTACTGGAAACCCTAGTCGATATTACCCGGCAACAGGATCTTAAAGCCCTTTTGGCTTTCCATCGTCGCCTGGTATGGCAAGTTATGGTGGCCATGATAGGGCTATGGTTACTTATCGCTTTTATGGGCTATGCTCTTTACCGCCAGGTACGGCGGGTAGAAAAGCAGAATATAGAGCTACTTGAAAAAGAAGAAAAGCTTAGGAAGGCTGTGCGCGAGCTATATGCAGCTTCCCAGATGAAATCAGAATTCCTAGCTAACATGAGCCATGAGCTGCGCACCCCTTTAAATGCTATTATTGGATTTGCCCAAGTACTTAAAGGCCAGTATTACGGGGCCTTAAATGAGAAACAGTCGACTTATGTAAATTATATATTGACCAGCGGCCAGCACCTTTTAAGCCTTATAAACGATGTTTTAGACCTTTCTAAAATAGAGGCAGGCAAGCTAGAGCTTGAGCTTTCCACCTTTTCCCTCCGTAAACTCCTCGAGAACAGCCTTATTATGGTTAAAGAGAAGGCGGCCAAGCACAATTTAAAATTATCCTTGGAGATAGAACCCGATCTCCCTGATATTACTGCTGATGAACGAAAGCTAAAACAGATAATGTACAATTTATTAAGCAATGCGGTGAAATTTACCCCTGATGGGGGCTCTATAACTATCCGCGCCCGGCGATTTAAAGAGATAGGAGAAACTGCAGAAAAAATAGAAGTGAGCGTAGCAGATACGGGTATAGGTATAGCGCCCGAGGACCAGGAAAGGATTTTTGAACCTTTTACGCAGGCCAGGATGCGGGAGGAATCTGTAGAAGGCAATACCCCTTATGTGCGCCAGCATGAGGGTACGGGGTTGGGCCTGGCCCTGGTGCGCCGTTTGGTGGAGCTGCACGGGGGACGGGTATGGGTAGAAAGCCCTGGTCTGGGCCGGGGTAGCACCTTTTATTTTACCCTCCCGGTAATGACGCAAGGGAGGGGAGGGACAGATGAAGCCCAAGATTCTGGTAGTAGAGGACAATGA